The Puniceicoccus vermicola sequence GTCGGGACGTTAACGGGGGTGCCTTTCGGGTCCTACGGGTACTCGGATCAGTTCGGGCCGGTGATCTTTGGTGTTTTGCCGTGGGCGATTCCCCTGTCTTGGTGGGTCGTTGTCTGGCCTTTGCACTGTCTGGTGCACTCCGCTCTGGCGGGTCGTGGATCTGTGACGATGGTCCCAGTCCTTACCGCTGTGGGAGCGGTGATCGTTGATTTGATTCTCGAGCCCGCCGCAACCCTCGTGAGGGGTTACTGGACTTGGGATGGCGATGGATTTTACTACGGCGTTCCCTGGACCAATTTCCTCGCCTGGTTTGTTACCGCTTTTATCCTTTCTTTCCTTGCCCAGCTTTTCCTGCCTCATTCCCCATTCAAGCGTGAGGAATTACGGGTTCCGGTCTGGGTTCTCCTCTCTACCGTCAGCACCTTCGTCCTCATGTCGATCAGTCATGGGAAGTGGTGGGTGCTCCTTGTCGCCGTAGTGTTTTTCGTCGGAGTCCGGCGTCTTTTCAAGCAAGCGCGCTCGACCAGCCTGAGTCAGTAGACGGTGAGTCGGTTGTCGGTTGTCGGTGAGTCCGTGAGTCCGTGAGTCGGTTGTCGGTGAGTCCGTGAGTCCGTGAGTCGGTGGTCGGTTAGTCGGTTTGGCGGGTAGAGGCCCGGTGGCATTCGGAAGCGTTTCCGAGTTTGCGCGGGCAAGGCTGAAGGCCATGCCCCACAGTGGGTGGGTCGCTTCAGCGCCCACCGTGCGATGGCGTGAGCGGATCGGTTTGGCGAGAAGTGTTCTTTGGATCTATGGGA is a genomic window containing:
- a CDS encoding carotenoid biosynthesis protein — encoded protein: MSLFVYRSKKFNRLYGLALVLYTVWFLVGLFVLGFGIETPIGPWADFIYIALAALVLFLHLSGQSHGGSTLLIFLLFAVLGGVVELVGTLTGVPFGSYGYSDQFGPVIFGVLPWAIPLSWWVVVWPLHCLVHSALAGRGSVTMVPVLTAVGAVIVDLILEPAATLVRGYWTWDGDGFYYGVPWTNFLAWFVTAFILSFLAQLFLPHSPFKREELRVPVWVLLSTVSTFVLMSISHGKWWVLLVAVVFFVGVRRLFKQARSTSLSQ